One window from the genome of Trabulsiella odontotermitis encodes:
- the feoA gene encoding ferrous iron transporter A gives MRYIPDSAWKITGFARDISPAYRQKLLSLGMLPGSSFNVVRVAPLGDPIHIETRRVNLVLRKKDLAFLEVEAVSR, from the coding sequence ATGCGATACATCCCAGACAGTGCGTGGAAAATTACCGGTTTCGCTCGTGATATCAGCCCGGCTTATCGTCAGAAATTACTCTCACTCGGTATGCTGCCCGGTTCTTCGTTTAATGTGGTTCGCGTCGCCCCTTTAGGCGACCCCATTCATATCGAAACGCGCCGCGTTAATTTAGTTTTACGTAAAAAAGATTTAGCTTTCCTCGAAGTGGAAGCGGTTTCCCGTTAA